One part of the Tenacibaculum sp. 190130A14a genome encodes these proteins:
- a CDS encoding helix-turn-helix domain-containing protein, producing MKHNNHKKYHLLSIEISLLQIVSLVAIVHYFVLSLVILFSKFFKSSTNNYLGYTLFIIALVGMNNWFWDRGSDPTLLQWFDLALWQFLYPTTLLIFFYKSSQNPLKKAINIQLLYLPFIILSSCNIYISLARVFNWYTLPEIIQSNVGLFYRGISLLSILFPFFTIILSYQFVKNSKDIPSKKWLLYLWMFLSVLEVFGIVLEGHRFLFSEKLPLTYLWTIGSLFLYWFVYQGLYQFKLSNDRYAIKTKERKVVVKSEKSLANQHSYFSKLLFLLEQEKIHHDASLSRDRVAEQLGISSGYLLQVIKENAGLSFSEFINSYRIKDVKAMLKDPSFDKYSLLSIGLECGFNSKTSFYTNFKKETGLTPKEFKYK from the coding sequence TTGAAACACAACAACCATAAGAAGTATCACTTGCTGTCTATAGAAATTTCACTATTACAAATTGTTTCATTAGTAGCTATTGTACATTATTTTGTACTCAGCTTGGTCATTCTATTTTCGAAATTTTTTAAAAGTTCTACCAATAATTACCTGGGATATACCTTATTTATTATTGCTTTAGTAGGGATGAATAATTGGTTTTGGGATCGCGGAAGTGACCCTACACTTCTTCAATGGTTCGATCTTGCACTTTGGCAATTCTTGTATCCAACTACCTTACTTATCTTTTTTTATAAATCTTCTCAAAATCCCCTAAAAAAGGCAATAAACATCCAACTACTCTACCTTCCTTTTATCATATTAAGTAGCTGTAATATATATATTTCTTTAGCAAGGGTTTTCAATTGGTATACGCTTCCAGAAATCATTCAAAGCAACGTTGGATTATTTTATAGAGGTATCAGTTTGCTCTCTATATTGTTTCCCTTTTTTACGATCATTTTGTCTTATCAATTTGTAAAAAATTCTAAAGACATTCCGAGCAAAAAATGGTTATTATATCTGTGGATGTTTTTATCTGTTTTAGAAGTCTTCGGTATTGTTTTAGAAGGACATCGTTTTCTCTTTTCAGAAAAACTACCTCTTACTTATTTATGGACAATAGGTTCGCTGTTTTTATATTGGTTTGTATACCAAGGATTGTATCAATTTAAACTTTCCAACGATCGATATGCAATTAAAACCAAAGAACGAAAAGTAGTTGTTAAATCAGAAAAATCTCTTGCCAATCAACACTCCTATTTTTCTAAACTGTTGTTTTTATTAGAACAAGAAAAAATTCATCATGATGCTAGTTTAAGTAGAGATCGTGTTGCGGAACAATTGGGTATTAGTAGCGGATATCTATTACAAGTAATCAAAGAAAATGCTGGATTAAGTTTTTCAGAATTTATAAATTCTTATCGCATCAAAGATGTAAAGGCAATGTTAAAAGATCCTAGTTTTGACAAGTACAGTTTACTATCTATTGGCTTAGAATGTGGATTCAATTCTAAAACTTCATTTTATACTAATTTTAAAAAAGAAACAGGACTTACTCCAAAAGAATTTAAGTACAAATAG
- a CDS encoding amidohydrolase family protein has product MQTRTGLLSFLFLCISTLGFTQSKTFSFENVHVIPMDRDTVLHNKRVIIQDGKIHSIESALHPASIPIDQVIPATGKYLMPGLAETHYHLQNNIQNEFKLLIANGITSARNMAEYPGQDQITIRNQVHKNTYLAPHYYTAGPYLMRKDFRNENSVDSIIQHHLTKGYDYLKLADNLPKATYVKLLAAAQKNEIDVIGHGQRDLPLEFSLRMKSIAHVEEFLNIFPKKVLVSTPLLNQAAQQVKTSGVYVSPTLGIFEMISKYASKDETKVLHQNPNLKYLPKNYLDYWTSDEINYRSLPWFTEPTSLKRLAKELQWQQKFTLILHQNGVPLMAGSDTYGLFLPGFSLHHELELIHNSGLSTYETLKTATVVPARYFKAFSQSGTINEGKLADVVLLDKNPLENIQHTRTILGVMLKGKWMNRKKLDAYLLEVAESYQTKK; this is encoded by the coding sequence ATGCAAACACGTACAGGCCTTTTGTCCTTTCTTTTTTTATGTATTAGCACCTTAGGTTTTACCCAATCAAAGACCTTTTCTTTTGAAAATGTTCATGTAATTCCCATGGATAGAGACACCGTTCTGCACAATAAAAGGGTCATTATTCAAGATGGAAAAATACATAGCATCGAATCTGCTTTGCACCCCGCAAGTATTCCGATAGACCAAGTGATTCCTGCTACCGGTAAATACTTAATGCCAGGATTGGCAGAAACACATTATCACTTACAAAACAATATTCAAAATGAATTCAAATTATTAATCGCCAACGGAATTACATCCGCAAGAAATATGGCAGAATATCCAGGACAAGATCAAATAACTATTCGAAATCAAGTTCATAAAAACACCTATTTAGCACCTCATTATTACACTGCAGGTCCTTATCTAATGCGAAAAGATTTTCGAAATGAAAATTCGGTAGACTCTATCATTCAACATCATCTTACCAAAGGCTACGATTACTTAAAATTAGCAGACAATCTTCCGAAAGCAACTTATGTAAAATTACTAGCGGCTGCCCAGAAAAACGAAATTGATGTTATCGGACATGGACAACGTGATTTACCTTTAGAGTTTTCTTTGCGAATGAAATCTATCGCCCATGTAGAGGAGTTTTTAAATATTTTTCCAAAAAAGGTACTGGTTTCTACTCCCCTATTAAACCAAGCAGCACAACAAGTTAAAACTAGCGGTGTTTATGTATCTCCTACGTTAGGTATTTTCGAAATGATTAGTAAATATGCTAGTAAAGATGAAACAAAAGTTTTACATCAAAATCCGAATTTGAAATACCTTCCTAAAAACTATCTAGATTATTGGACCTCCGATGAGATTAACTACCGTAGTTTACCATGGTTTACAGAACCAACCTCTTTAAAACGATTGGCAAAAGAATTGCAATGGCAGCAAAAATTCACATTAATTCTACACCAAAATGGCGTTCCTCTAATGGCAGGTAGCGATACTTATGGATTGTTTCTTCCTGGTTTTTCACTACATCATGAACTTGAACTAATTCATAATTCTGGACTTTCCACTTATGAAACTTTAAAAACAGCTACAGTTGTACCCGCTAGATATTTTAAAGCATTCTCTCAAAGCGGAACCATTAACGAAGGAAAACTTGCCGATGTAGTGTTGTTAGACAAAAATCCTTTAGAAAACATACAACATACTCGAACCATTTTAGGCGTAATGCTTAAAGGTAAATGGATGAATAGAAAAAAGTTAGATGCTTATTTATTGGAAGTAGCAGAATCGTATCAAACAAAAAAATAG